The genomic segment TCCCCGTTGTTCAAACCCTTGCAAACTTGCTTGATAACTCGAGGTGATGGCACAGTCCGCACCGATTCGAAAATAGTCGGCATGGACACGATGAATCTGCTCCGGCTCTTCGACCAAGACCCGTGCCGACCAGAGTGGATCGGCGAGATCACTCCCGTGCCGCTCCAGTTCTGTTGCGAGCGCCCCATCAAGTAAAATAAACGGTTTTTCGTTAAGTAAGGCTTCAACTGGATTTTTCTGTTTTGACATCTTCCACACTCCGTTTCTGTGATTTTTTCGTCAGGTAATGCACGAGATAACAAAGTCCGATAAAGGGAATTCCAAAATATAAGGCAACACGCTGCGTCGGATCAAAGGCAATCCCGATCAGTGACAACAGGCAAATCAAAAAGGAGACGATCGGGACAACTGGATAAAATGGTGTCCGGTACACCAAGTCTTGCACGTCGTGTCCTTCTCTCAGGTAACGCCGCCGAAATAAGTATTGCGAAGCACTGATGCTCATCCAGACAACGACGACAGCAAGTCCTGAAATCGAGACGAGTGCGATATAGACGCTTTCTGCTGCGTAGACACTCGATAGTAGTGCAAACAATCCGCCGAGCATGCTGGACATGACGGCACGTGTCGGAACACCGTTTTGACTCAATTGAGCAAAGAACGGTGAAATCATCCGTTGATCCGACAGTGACCACAACATCCGTGACGCAGCATACAAACCGGAGTTCGCTGCCGATAAGATTGCTGTCAAGATGACAAAGTTCATGATGTCCGCCGCAAATGGAATCCCGATCCGTTCAAACACGGCAACGAACGGACTCTCAAGCACACCTTTTGCATCCGTCGGCAGTAAAATCGCCAGGACGATGATCGTGCCGACAAAAAACACGACCAGCCGGACAATCGTCGTCCGAATGGCCAGAGGAATCGTCCGCTTCGGATCAACCGTCTCGCCTGCCGCAACACCAATCAGTTCTGTACCTGAATAGGCAAAGTTGACGGCGAGCATCGTCATCAAAATCGCAAAGGCCCCGTTCGGGAAGAGTTCCCCTTCCGTCAGCGGTCCGAACAACGGAGCTGCTTCTCCTGACGCCAGTGGAATAAAGCCGACGATTGCTGCTGCCCCTAAGACGATGAAGGCGATGATCGTCATGACTTTCACGGCAGAAAACCAAAATTCGACTTCGGCGAACACACGCACTGTCAGTACATTAATCACTAAAATAATGATGACGAACAATCCGCTGAACAACCAGACCGGCACGTCCGGAAACCAGCGTTGCATCAATAAACCAGCTGCTGTGAATTCGGACCCAAGCGCAACCGTCCACGTCAGCCAGTAGAGCCAGGCGACCGTACAGCCGGTTCCCGGTCCAATGTACTTTGTTGCATAACTATGAAAGGCACCGGTTTCCGGCATATGTACAGCGAGTTCCCCTAAACAAAGCATCACGAGATAAACGACGAGTGCCCCAAGCAAGTAGGACAAAATCGTCCCGATTCGACCTGCTTGCTCTAATGTGTACCCCGTACTTAGGAACAGCCCCGTCCCGATGACGCCACCTAACGACAGCATGACGATATGACGGGATTCCATCTTTCGTCGAAATGTTGTTTTTTGCTCCATCCTCCACCACTCCTCTTTCTCGCTCAATAAAAAAACGCACTCCTGTACAGACAGGGTGCGTCGGTCGACAACATCAAGAGCGCTTATCGATCGGGTACAACACCCGCAGGAATTAGCACAGTATCTTTCGACCTGTTGCTGAGGCTTCAAAGGGCCAGTCCCTCCACCTCTCTGGATAAGAATGTAATTTTTCATAACAATAGCAGTCCTTTTTTGAATTGTCAACACAATTCAGATAATACAATTCAAAAAAAACGTCTCACACTGCATTGGCATGAGACGTTCTTTTATTATTTTTTTACGAAGAGATTAGCTGTCTTAAGGGCCACCCGAACTGCTTTACGGTTCAATGTACCTTCTTGATGTTTAACCACCTTCGTCTGCTTGTTGAGTTTATCTTGTAACGTTTTAATCTTTTTGTCTTTATCTTTATCATGTTTTTGAATCGCAGCGATTTTTTTCTCTTCTTCTGGAAAGAATGATTCAAAACGTGCGATTGCTTCTTCCATACTGATTCCTGTAATCGGTTTAACCGCTGGGAGGAGTTCTGTTTTCGCCATTTCACGATCAAACGGCACGTTCTCTGGATAGTTCGTGTCTTGATAGATATGCTCCAAGTCGTTCGTGTTCAAGAAGTCAAGAAAGTTATCGAAGTTTTTCACTTGAATCCGCGCCGGGCTTTGGAAGTCTGCTGTTTCGACGACGTCCGAAAGCCGTGTATACGCCGTGATGTCATTTGCCCAGATGTGAGTCAATTGATGGTAATCTGTTAATTCACGCATCCTTGCATCTTTAGGAATCAAAATACTCGGTGTTCCAGTGAGTGTCGCTGTGATGTTTCCGTGGAGACGTGCACCAAAGCTCAAGTCAGCTTCTTTGAGGAAGTCGAACCACGTTTGAGCGTTTAAGAAGAAACGAACACGGCCATTCATATACACCGGGTGTGACATTCTAGCTGCATAATTCATATCTGAAAGGTCTCCAAACGGATGAGTTCCAGTGTACGTCAACTTCAATTCTTTCATCCATTGTGGGATGAAATAGTGATTTGGATACTCTTCCATTCCACGTGTGATAAAATCAAGGACATTTTTGGGTGAAAAACGTGATGAATTGACACTAATCATCGAATCTTTCGTGATGTTTGTCTCACGGATGTGAAGATCACGACCGAATGCATACATCGATGGGCAACCGATGACTTTATGATCGATGCCTTCACGGAAACCAAGGCGTGTCAGGTATTTCGACGTGATTTCACCACGAAGTCCAATGATTCTCGAACGTTCGAGGACTGCGCTGACGAATGCTTTAACATCCTCGTCGAACGGGAATCCGCCTTTTAAGTCCGGCTCGAATGGTGCGCGTAGACCAACACCGATCACGACGACGGGAATTTTCAATTTTTTAATCAATCGTGTGTATTTTCGAAGGGACGATGCGAACTCTTGACGGAATGCATCCGCAAGTGGAATGACGTAAAGATCAAAATTTTCGTTGATCTCATCTGCACGTTCTTCATCATAGTAGTAATAGTCAGGCGTGATCGTCGTTCCTTCCGTCATCAATGTTCGGAAGATACTGTACTGATAGATCAAATTCCCAACGTTCCCTCCGATTGAATTTTCTCTCATTATATACTCAGCATCAAACTGTTCAAAGGGTGTCATACCTGCACGAATAATAATACGCTTCATGTCAAATTATCCCCTCTCACAAATCCAAAAAAACATTAACAACTTATATTTTAGAGATATCTAAATCATATCCCTTACTTATATTTAAGTCTATTTTAATTAAAGAGATAGAGTATCATTTAAAAGAATATTCTCATCATTTAAATTTTATTTAATATTTTCCCCACTTATAATCAGAGTCAGTCAAGAAAAATTTACGAACATAACATTTTCTAGCTACATAAATAGCTTCTCTTAAGGTAAACAATAGAGTCACCTTGGAGAAGCTATTTGTAATTCTCGATTTCGAAGCCCTTCAACAGCTTAAATAGTAATTGATAGCTGTTCATATATCTTTAAATTCGTATGAATCATCCGTAACGTCGGGTATAGCGATGGCTCCGCTCCTTCTATTAAACTGCCAAACAGATGGTCTGCTTCGACCATGCCTTGTTTTTCCATATCCCGTTGCAAGGATGACTTCATATCCGGTGCCATTTGATGCATCCGTTTTTCCTGCTCCTGTTCGATCTGGTCCACGAACGTTGCCCCTTGACTGTCCATGGCTTGTTTTGCTTCTTGTAAGACATTCCGAATGACACGATTCCCTGCAGCATCGTCGCGAATCGGACCAATCGGTGCCCGAAATAGCGAAGTCACTCCGGAAAAGGTCGTAATGAAGAGATACTTTTGCCACATATCTTGTATGATGTGGTCTGATGCTTTAATCGATGCTTTTGTCCCTGCAAGTGCTTCCTTCACCTCAAGCAAGCGATCCGTCCAGTCCCCATCTCTTGGACCAAATACAAGTTGATGGGCAGGACTCGTCTGAATGACGCGTCCATTCGCATCAAGCGTCGATTCAATGAAGCATAAGCCACCGAGGACACGGGTCTCGCCAAATTTAGCGACGAGTTGTTCGATATGCCGCATCCCGTTCAAGACCGGTAACACATATGTATCAGGACCGACGAATCCTTCGAGATCTCCGATGACATGCCCCAGGTGATACGCTTTCGTCGACACGATGACTAGGTCAAACGTCTCTTTTGTTCCGACTTGGATTAAACGTGGCGTCAACGACACGTCTCCGTGTGGACTAATGATTTCAAGACCCGTTCGCTCTAACTCCTCTGCCCGACGCTCACGGACAAGAAACGTCACGTCTTCCCCTTTTTCTGCTAGGCGTCCTCCGAAATATCCTCCGACAGCCCCTGCACCTACGACTAAAATCTTCATCATGTATCCTCCTTCGTATAAAGAACAGCATGTTTTTCTCAGAAAATTGTTTTCTACATCCTATCATACTGCAGGTAATGCGAATGTAAACCAAACGAAATAAAGCGTTTTCATTAAAGCGCTTGCATTTTACATTCAGTCGTTTATACTACTTGTATACAAGTATACTCATAAAACAAAGCAGGTGATTTTTATGTCTGATTTTTTATACCCGATTAAATGGTTATCAAAAGCATCAACTGGAGACCGGGTCGCCCATGAACTCCGGATGCGCATCATCTCCGGAAAGATTGAGCAAGGGACCATCCTTTCTGAAAATAAATTAGCGACGGATTTTTCCGTCAGTCGTTCGCCCGTTCGCGACGCTCTAAAAGTTCTCGCTGCTGAACGCATCATCCGGCTTGAGCGGATGGGGGCCGTCGTCGTTGGTTTGTCGGAAAAAGACATCCGTGAGATTTATGACGTCCGTCTGTTAATCGAAACGTTCGTCTTCGAACGAATCGTCCGGATGGACCGTCAAGAACTCGTCCGCGAACTGAGCAAGATTCTTGAGATGATGAAAGTCGCGATCAAGTTTAATGATGCCGACGAATTTTCGTATCAAGATGTTTTGTTCCACGAGACGATCATCCGGTCGATTGATCACAGCTATGTCAGCATGATTTGGCAAAACTTAAAACCGGTCATGGAAAGCTTCATCCTCTTATCGATGCGGACTCGCTTCGAAGGACAGATGGAGGATTTCGACCGGATCATCGCCAACCACGCACTTTATATCGAAGCCATCGAAACAGGAGACCGTGAACGGATGGTCACGTCTCTCCACCAGAACTTCGACGATGTCCAAGAAGTCGAAGATTTATGGCAATCGCAACAGATGATGACGAAAGGAGTCGAACCACATGACTGAATACATGCTAGGAATCGATATCGGGACGACGAGCACGAAAGCCGTCCTCTTTACGACAAAAGGAGAAGTCGTCGGTCAGACGAACGTCGGCTATCCACTCCACACGCCAAACCGCTCGACTGCTGAACAGGATCCGGAAGAAATTTTCCACGCCGTCCTCGAAACGATTCGTCTGCTGACGAAGCAGTACCCGAACCAAAAACCAAAATTCGTTGCTTTCAGTAGTGCGATGCACAGCTTGATTGCCATCGATGAGGACGACCAGCCCTTGACTGCCTGCATCACCTGGGCAGACAGTCGGAGCGAAGCCTGGTCGAACCGGATTAAGGAAGAGTACGGAAATGATGTCTACCACCGGACCGGTACACCGATTCACCCGATGTCCCCTCTCGCGAAAATCTTTTGGCTCGTCGAAGACCGGCCGGAGATTGCCGAGCGGACGAAAAAATACATCGGAATCAAGGAATTTGTCTTCCAGCGTCTGTTCGGACGTTACGTGATTGATCATTCGCTCGCATCGGCGACAGGATTGTTCA from the Exiguobacterium oxidotolerans JCM 12280 genome contains:
- a CDS encoding amino acid permease, whose translation is MEQKTTFRRKMESRHIVMLSLGGVIGTGLFLSTGYTLEQAGRIGTILSYLLGALVVYLVMLCLGELAVHMPETGAFHSYATKYIGPGTGCTVAWLYWLTWTVALGSEFTAAGLLMQRWFPDVPVWLFSGLFVIIILVINVLTVRVFAEVEFWFSAVKVMTIIAFIVLGAAAIVGFIPLASGEAAPLFGPLTEGELFPNGAFAILMTMLAVNFAYSGTELIGVAAGETVDPKRTIPLAIRTTIVRLVVFFVGTIIVLAILLPTDAKGVLESPFVAVFERIGIPFAADIMNFVILTAILSAANSGLYAASRMLWSLSDQRMISPFFAQLSQNGVPTRAVMSSMLGGLFALLSSVYAAESVYIALVSISGLAVVVVWMSISASQYLFRRRYLREGHDVQDLVYRTPFYPVVPIVSFLICLLSLIGIAFDPTQRVALYFGIPFIGLCYLVHYLTKKSQKRSVEDVKTEKSS
- a CDS encoding polysaccharide pyruvyl transferase family protein gives rise to the protein MKRIIIRAGMTPFEQFDAEYIMRENSIGGNVGNLIYQYSIFRTLMTEGTTITPDYYYYDEERADEINENFDLYVIPLADAFRQEFASSLRKYTRLIKKLKIPVVVIGVGLRAPFEPDLKGGFPFDEDVKAFVSAVLERSRIIGLRGEITSKYLTRLGFREGIDHKVIGCPSMYAFGRDLHIRETNITKDSMISVNSSRFSPKNVLDFITRGMEEYPNHYFIPQWMKELKLTYTGTHPFGDLSDMNYAARMSHPVYMNGRVRFFLNAQTWFDFLKEADLSFGARLHGNITATLTGTPSILIPKDARMRELTDYHQLTHIWANDITAYTRLSDVVETADFQSPARIQVKNFDNFLDFLNTNDLEHIYQDTNYPENVPFDREMAKTELLPAVKPITGISMEEAIARFESFFPEEEKKIAAIQKHDKDKDKKIKTLQDKLNKQTKVVKHQEGTLNRKAVRVALKTANLFVKK
- a CDS encoding ketopantoate reductase family protein — protein: MKILVVGAGAVGGYFGGRLAEKGEDVTFLVRERRAEELERTGLEIISPHGDVSLTPRLIQVGTKETFDLVIVSTKAYHLGHVIGDLEGFVGPDTYVLPVLNGMRHIEQLVAKFGETRVLGGLCFIESTLDANGRVIQTSPAHQLVFGPRDGDWTDRLLEVKEALAGTKASIKASDHIIQDMWQKYLFITTFSGVTSLFRAPIGPIRDDAAGNRVIRNVLQEAKQAMDSQGATFVDQIEQEQEKRMHQMAPDMKSSLQRDMEKQGMVEADHLFGSLIEGAEPSLYPTLRMIHTNLKIYEQLSITI
- a CDS encoding GntR family transcriptional regulator; the encoded protein is MSDFLYPIKWLSKASTGDRVAHELRMRIISGKIEQGTILSENKLATDFSVSRSPVRDALKVLAAERIIRLERMGAVVVGLSEKDIREIYDVRLLIETFVFERIVRMDRQELVRELSKILEMMKVAIKFNDADEFSYQDVLFHETIIRSIDHSYVSMIWQNLKPVMESFILLSMRTRFEGQMEDFDRIIANHALYIEAIETGDRERMVTSLHQNFDDVQEVEDLWQSQQMMTKGVEPHD